A part of Myxococcus landrumus genomic DNA contains:
- a CDS encoding acetolactate synthase large subunit: MKASDLFVKALEAEGVRYVFGLPGEENLDLLESMRSSSLRLVVTRHEQAAGFMAATWGRLTGRAGVSLATLGPGATNLVTPAAYAQLGAMPMVMLTGQKPIKVSKQAHFQIVDVVGMMRPLTKLTRTLVSSEHVPSAVREAFRRAEEERPGATHLELPEDVARETTEAPLLAPSAWRRPVADEGSIAQAVETIASARRPLLMIGAGANRKLTSEMLRVLVDRVGIPFSSTQMGKGVVDESHPLWMGTAALTDGDFVHRAIEASDCIINVGHDVIEKPPFVMRDNKRAVVHLNFSSAEVDPVYFPKLEVTGDIANAVWRITQGLEGRGNWDFAPFEKARAGLETQLQRGFADDRFPIYPARLVAEVRRALPDDGIVCLDNGMYKLWFARYYRTRKPNTLLLDNALATMGAGLPSAIAAKLVHPRRKVVAVAGDGGFMMNSQELETAVRLGLDLTVIVVRDDGYGMIRWKQGEMGLPDYGMTLGNPDFVRYAEAYGAKGHRPTSASEFGATLARCLDSGGVHVIDLPIDYSDNTRALGVGEKEEEAHHVG, from the coding sequence ATGAAGGCATCGGACCTGTTCGTCAAAGCGCTGGAAGCCGAGGGTGTTCGCTACGTCTTCGGGCTCCCCGGAGAAGAGAACCTGGACCTGCTGGAGTCGATGCGCTCCTCCAGCCTGCGCCTGGTCGTCACCCGCCATGAGCAGGCGGCGGGCTTCATGGCGGCGACGTGGGGGCGGCTGACGGGGCGCGCGGGCGTGAGCCTGGCGACGCTGGGGCCGGGCGCCACCAACCTCGTCACGCCCGCCGCGTACGCGCAGCTGGGCGCCATGCCCATGGTGATGCTCACCGGGCAGAAGCCCATCAAGGTGAGCAAGCAGGCCCACTTCCAGATTGTGGACGTGGTCGGGATGATGCGTCCGCTCACCAAGCTGACGCGCACGCTGGTCTCCTCGGAGCACGTCCCCTCGGCCGTGCGCGAGGCCTTCCGCCGCGCGGAGGAGGAGCGCCCCGGGGCCACGCACCTGGAGCTGCCCGAGGACGTGGCGCGTGAGACCACCGAGGCCCCGCTCCTGGCGCCCAGCGCGTGGCGCAGGCCCGTGGCGGACGAGGGCTCCATCGCTCAGGCCGTGGAGACCATCGCCTCCGCGCGCCGGCCCCTGCTGATGATTGGCGCGGGCGCCAACCGGAAGCTCACGTCGGAGATGCTCCGGGTCCTCGTGGACCGGGTGGGCATTCCCTTCTCGAGCACGCAGATGGGCAAGGGCGTGGTGGATGAGTCCCACCCGCTGTGGATGGGCACCGCCGCGCTGACGGACGGTGACTTCGTCCACCGCGCCATCGAGGCGTCCGACTGCATCATCAACGTGGGCCACGACGTCATCGAGAAGCCGCCCTTCGTCATGCGCGACAACAAGCGCGCGGTGGTGCACCTCAACTTCTCCTCGGCGGAGGTGGACCCGGTCTACTTCCCGAAGCTGGAGGTGACGGGCGACATCGCGAACGCGGTGTGGCGCATCACCCAGGGGCTGGAGGGGCGCGGCAACTGGGACTTCGCGCCGTTCGAGAAGGCACGGGCCGGACTGGAGACGCAGCTCCAGCGCGGCTTCGCGGATGACCGCTTCCCCATCTACCCCGCGCGGCTGGTGGCCGAGGTGCGGCGCGCGCTGCCCGATGACGGCATCGTCTGCCTGGACAACGGCATGTACAAGCTGTGGTTCGCCCGCTACTACCGGACGCGCAAGCCCAACACGCTGCTGCTCGACAACGCGCTCGCGACGATGGGCGCGGGCCTGCCGTCCGCGATTGCCGCGAAGCTCGTGCACCCGCGCCGCAAGGTGGTCGCGGTCGCTGGCGACGGCGGGTTCATGATGAACTCCCAGGAGCTGGAGACGGCGGTGCGCCTGGGGCTGGACCTGACGGTCATCGTCGTGCGCGACGACGGCTACGGGATGATTCGCTGGAAGCAGGGCGAGATGGGCCTGCCTGACTACGGCATGACGCTGGGCAACCCCGACTTCGTCCGCTACGCGGAGGCGTACGGCGCCAAGGGACACCGCCCCACCAGCGCGTCGGAGTTCGGCGCCACGCTCGCGCGCTGCCTCGACTCGGGCGGCGTGCACGTCATCGACCTGCCCATTGACTACTCGGACAACACCCGCGCGCTGGGCGTGGGAGAGAAGGAAGAGGAGGCACACCATGTTGGCTGA
- a CDS encoding VOC family protein produces MRITLSSVFVDDQAKAQKFYTEVLGFVTKVDMPMGGDARWLTVVSKDDPEGVQLLLEPNQHPAATTFQKAIFADGIPATSFATTDIQKDYERMTALGVVFRQKPTPAGPVLTALFEDTCGNLISMHQMI; encoded by the coding sequence ATGAGAATCACGCTGAGCAGTGTGTTCGTCGATGACCAGGCCAAGGCGCAGAAGTTCTACACGGAGGTCCTGGGCTTCGTGACGAAGGTGGACATGCCGATGGGCGGTGACGCGCGGTGGCTGACCGTCGTGTCGAAGGATGACCCCGAAGGTGTGCAGCTCCTGCTCGAGCCCAACCAGCACCCCGCGGCGACGACCTTCCAGAAGGCCATCTTCGCGGACGGCATTCCGGCCACGTCGTTCGCGACCACGGACATCCAGAAGGACTACGAGCGGATGACCGCGCTGGGCGTGGTGTTCCGACAGAAGCCCACGCCGGCAGGCCCCGTCCTCACCGCGCTATTCGAGGACACCTGCGGCAACCTCATCTCGATGCACCAGATGATCTGA
- a CDS encoding phytanoyl-CoA dioxygenase family protein, translated as MTPPVLSAPQVQQFIEEGFVKLEGAFPRELAATARALLWRDTGCTPDDPSSWTRPVVRLGEYTQEPFRQAANTPRLRGAFDQLVGPGRWQPRMSLGSFPVRFPSPESPGDDGWHVDASFPPPDGGTGSFFEWRVNVASRGRVLLMLFLFSDVGEDDAPTRIRVGSHLDIARLLAPEGEKGLSFMELASRLESTESRPQALATGEAGTVYLCHPLLVHAAQPHRGTRPRFMAQPPLFPASAQDDSFPVMAAIQRALGSAP; from the coding sequence ATGACTCCTCCCGTCCTGAGCGCCCCCCAAGTCCAGCAGTTCATCGAGGAAGGCTTCGTGAAGCTCGAAGGCGCCTTCCCACGCGAGCTCGCGGCCACCGCGAGAGCGCTCCTCTGGCGTGACACCGGATGCACCCCAGATGACCCTTCGAGCTGGACCCGCCCCGTGGTCCGGCTGGGCGAGTACACGCAAGAGCCCTTCCGGCAGGCGGCCAACACCCCGAGGTTGAGAGGCGCCTTCGACCAGCTCGTCGGACCGGGCCGCTGGCAGCCCCGCATGAGCCTGGGCTCCTTCCCCGTGCGCTTCCCCAGCCCCGAGAGCCCCGGCGACGACGGCTGGCACGTCGACGCCAGCTTCCCACCTCCCGATGGAGGCACGGGCTCGTTCTTCGAGTGGCGCGTCAACGTCGCCTCGCGAGGCCGCGTGCTCTTGATGCTGTTCCTCTTCTCCGACGTCGGTGAGGACGACGCCCCCACGCGCATCCGCGTCGGCTCGCATCTCGACATCGCCCGGCTCCTGGCCCCCGAGGGCGAGAAGGGCCTGTCCTTCATGGAGCTGGCCTCGCGGCTCGAGTCCACCGAGTCCCGACCTCAAGCCCTGGCCACGGGTGAAGCGGGCACCGTCTATCTGTGTCACCCGCTCCTGGTCCACGCCGCGCAGCCGCACCGAGGCACCCGGCCCCGCTTCATGGCCCAGCCCCCGCTGTTCCCCGCCTCCGCACAGGACGACAGCTTCCCCGTCATGGCGGCGATTCAGCGGGCGCTCGGCTCCGCGCCCTGA
- a CDS encoding acyl carrier protein, which yields MTKTELYENLRTLLQDTFDIDPARITPEARLRDDLDIDSIDAVDLLVKLKPVTGKRVPPEVFKSVRTIQDVVDALHGLLEESVAA from the coding sequence ATGACCAAGACCGAGCTCTACGAAAACCTGCGCACGCTCCTGCAGGACACGTTCGACATCGACCCGGCCCGCATCACGCCCGAGGCGCGGCTCCGCGATGACCTGGACATCGACAGCATCGACGCGGTGGACCTGCTCGTGAAGCTCAAGCCCGTCACGGGCAAGCGCGTCCCGCCGGAGGTCTTCAAGTCCGTGCGCACCATCCAGGACGTCGTCGACGCCCTGCACGGCCTGCTCGAAGAATCCGTGGCGGCGTGA
- a CDS encoding LysR substrate-binding domain-containing protein: MELRHLRYFTAVADTLHFGRAARRVHVSQPTLSQQVRQLEEELGTPLFERARTGVRLTQAGELFRTYASRALEDVDAGRVAVGALRGLATGALRVGYPPSMRGLVVPALASVLRRHPGLALSAEEAVVRKLERRLADGKLDVGLGYAPARSPDLDTEAVFDSRLALVVARGHALAGAESVGARQLTNERFALLAPGLRARSRVDAYFATLKLSPHVALESNAVATVLAIVRAGLAVTVLPEPRLADVERLVVKRLSPAPRTELAALLWRKGAPRAPAAELFAAEVRARAQESGD; encoded by the coding sequence ATGGAGCTCCGGCACCTGCGCTACTTCACCGCCGTGGCGGACACGCTTCACTTCGGCCGGGCCGCACGGCGCGTCCATGTGTCCCAGCCCACGCTGTCCCAGCAAGTCCGCCAGCTCGAGGAGGAGCTCGGCACGCCCCTGTTCGAGCGCGCCCGCACGGGGGTCCGCCTGACGCAAGCAGGCGAGCTGTTCCGCACCTACGCCTCGCGGGCGCTGGAGGACGTGGACGCGGGCCGGGTGGCCGTGGGGGCGCTGCGCGGACTGGCGACGGGAGCGCTGCGCGTGGGCTATCCCCCCAGCATGCGCGGCCTCGTGGTGCCCGCGCTGGCGTCGGTGCTGCGACGGCATCCAGGGCTCGCGCTGAGCGCGGAAGAGGCCGTGGTGCGCAAGCTGGAGCGGCGGCTGGCGGATGGAAAGCTGGACGTGGGGTTGGGCTATGCGCCGGCCCGCTCCCCGGACCTGGACACCGAGGCCGTCTTCGACAGCCGGCTGGCGCTCGTCGTGGCGCGAGGCCATGCGCTCGCGGGAGCGGAGAGCGTGGGGGCCCGGCAGCTCACCAACGAGCGCTTCGCCCTGCTCGCCCCGGGCCTGCGCGCACGCTCACGCGTGGATGCGTACTTCGCGACGCTCAAGCTGTCGCCTCACGTGGCGCTGGAGTCCAACGCGGTCGCGACGGTGCTGGCCATCGTCCGCGCGGGGCTCGCCGTCACGGTGCTCCCCGAGCCGCGCCTCGCCGACGTGGAGCGGCTGGTCGTGAAGCGGCTGTCCCCCGCGCCGCGCACGGAGCTCGCCGCCCTGCTGTGGCGCAAGGGCGCTCCTCGCGCGCCCGCGGCGGAGCTGTTCGCCGCGGAGGTGCGTGCGCGCGCGCAGGAGTCCGGCGACTGA
- a CDS encoding sigma-70 family RNA polymerase sigma factor yields MQSMTRQRIYPTGAVKKMSGTEHEADVAFAQACAQGDEQALADFEARYTPLLRKALIHRGLELGVVDEALQLLRVKLFLPSGERPPRILDYEGQGSLVSWLRVAALRTALNLMRERKISLDLDDARLAESSVAQVDADQRFIQENYREDFTASFQEALRALEPRARTLLRLHLVEGMGTAQIARAYQVDRSTVKRWLAQFREELRLDVRARLAARLGEDSLELTSLLRVLQSQLDLSIRSAMLDVTPG; encoded by the coding sequence ATGCAGTCCATGACGAGGCAACGAATATACCCAACGGGGGCGGTCAAGAAGATGAGTGGCACTGAGCATGAGGCGGATGTGGCCTTCGCGCAGGCCTGCGCACAAGGTGATGAACAGGCCCTCGCGGACTTCGAGGCTCGCTACACACCTTTGCTCCGAAAGGCGCTCATCCACCGAGGTCTGGAACTCGGGGTGGTGGATGAGGCCCTCCAGCTCCTGCGGGTGAAGCTCTTCTTGCCCAGCGGGGAGCGGCCTCCAAGAATCCTGGACTATGAGGGGCAGGGCTCGCTGGTGTCGTGGCTGCGTGTCGCGGCGCTGCGCACGGCGCTCAACCTGATGCGGGAGCGGAAGATTTCGCTTGATCTGGATGACGCCCGGCTCGCGGAGAGCAGCGTGGCGCAGGTGGATGCGGACCAGCGGTTCATCCAGGAGAACTACCGTGAGGACTTCACGGCGTCCTTCCAGGAGGCGCTCCGAGCGCTGGAGCCGAGGGCGCGCACGCTGCTGCGCCTGCACCTGGTGGAGGGCATGGGGACCGCGCAGATTGCCCGCGCGTATCAGGTGGACCGCTCCACGGTGAAGCGGTGGCTGGCCCAGTTCCGAGAGGAGCTGCGACTGGACGTACGGGCGCGGCTCGCGGCCCGGCTGGGCGAGGACAGCCTCGAGCTGACGAGCCTGCTGCGCGTGCTCCAGAGCCAGTTGGACCTGAGCATCCGGAGCGCGATGTTGGACGTGACGCCCGGCTGA
- a CDS encoding serine/threonine-protein kinase — protein MVLERIGSGGMGVVHAAYDPELDRRVALKLIRIDSTNPVHLERAQARLLREAQATARVIHPNVITIHDVGHFGENVFLAMELVDGATLRAHIRRNKVRAPWRETLALFVQAGRGLAAAHAQGLVHRDFKPDNVLVGKDGRARITDFGLARIVEGLDDTPTPPGTESPTRRSEWLTRSDIMLGTPAYMSPEQKRGEPSDARSDQYSFCVALYEALYGKRPVIDSPTAKDTAGTTHAAVGPKPPPGTDVPAWIHQVLLQGLAASPDARHESMEVLLRRLSHAPGEQWRRVALAAGAGLLFLAGGAVLHRSTSGDPCAGSEQALSGVWDDARKSAAKASFTRSALPYAPGAWTEVERTLDGYSRAWVSASHEACVATRVKGQQTERLLERRVICLDQRLKDLGAVADMLAGADTQVIQNAPRLVHSLENLSVCENLAALAAPEPPPSDEPSQKRMEAVRAKRAQVRAKLNAGQVAPALQLANDAATEAHAIGYGPLEAEVLDLVAESQGNNLAYRDAIKTLHQAIQVAHASRHDRQVAKSWADMIRLVGLAGPEEDPDGVVPGHAEAALKRVGGDVRIEARYYRNLASLYRKRGRKEEALAASQRAVELARSIYTSNEPELGTALLTMGHVLYEFSRFEEALRFLYEAEAIYRKTYGPKHPYLATVLSNIAVFSVQLGDYSAAMKHGREALAINLDVYGEESEPVASGYFNLGGFLREQRRYEEALHHYTQAVRIREKVLPPDAPDLAQTHSRLGLTLAALGRVQEALPHHDRALAILAKKLGPQHPKVGIELARMGQHHLDLAQPRKAGPLLERALGILEQPGPDANPGELANARFLLARALEKEPGSLPRAIALAKAAQLHNQDAGKSRLQEFKDVEQWLAAHHAPGAR, from the coding sequence GTGGTCCTCGAGCGCATCGGCTCCGGGGGCATGGGCGTGGTGCATGCCGCGTATGACCCGGAGCTGGACCGCCGCGTCGCCCTGAAGCTGATTCGCATCGACTCGACGAACCCCGTGCACCTGGAGCGTGCCCAGGCCCGGCTGCTGCGCGAAGCCCAGGCCACCGCGCGCGTCATCCACCCCAACGTCATCACCATCCACGACGTGGGGCACTTCGGGGAGAACGTCTTCCTGGCCATGGAGCTGGTGGACGGGGCCACGCTGCGCGCGCACATCCGGCGCAACAAGGTCCGCGCGCCGTGGCGGGAGACCCTGGCCCTGTTCGTCCAGGCGGGCCGAGGACTCGCCGCCGCGCACGCGCAGGGCCTGGTGCACCGGGACTTCAAGCCGGACAACGTGCTCGTCGGAAAGGACGGGCGCGCGCGCATCACCGACTTCGGCCTCGCGCGCATCGTCGAGGGGCTCGACGACACGCCCACGCCTCCGGGCACCGAGTCCCCCACGCGCCGCTCCGAGTGGCTCACGCGCTCCGACATCATGCTCGGGACGCCGGCGTACATGTCCCCGGAGCAGAAGCGGGGCGAGCCCTCCGACGCGCGCAGCGACCAGTACAGCTTCTGCGTGGCGCTGTACGAGGCGCTCTATGGCAAGCGGCCCGTCATCGACAGCCCGACGGCGAAGGACACCGCGGGCACGACGCACGCCGCCGTCGGACCGAAGCCTCCACCCGGCACGGATGTTCCGGCGTGGATTCATCAAGTGCTGCTCCAAGGACTCGCGGCCTCGCCCGATGCCCGGCACGAGTCGATGGAGGTCCTGCTGCGCCGACTCAGCCATGCCCCGGGCGAGCAATGGCGCCGCGTGGCGCTCGCGGCCGGAGCGGGACTGCTCTTCCTGGCCGGAGGCGCGGTCCTGCATCGCTCCACTTCCGGAGACCCGTGCGCCGGCAGCGAACAGGCCCTCTCGGGTGTCTGGGATGACGCACGCAAGAGCGCGGCGAAGGCCTCCTTCACGCGCAGCGCCCTGCCCTACGCGCCCGGCGCCTGGACCGAGGTGGAGCGGACGTTGGACGGCTACTCGCGGGCGTGGGTGTCCGCCAGCCACGAGGCCTGTGTCGCCACCCGCGTGAAGGGACAGCAGACGGAGCGGCTCCTCGAGCGGCGTGTCATCTGTCTGGACCAGCGGCTCAAGGACCTGGGCGCCGTGGCGGACATGCTGGCGGGCGCGGACACGCAGGTCATCCAGAACGCTCCGCGACTGGTGCACTCGCTGGAGAACCTGTCCGTCTGCGAGAACCTGGCCGCGCTGGCCGCACCCGAGCCGCCTCCGTCGGACGAGCCGAGCCAGAAGCGCATGGAGGCCGTGCGGGCGAAGCGGGCCCAGGTCCGCGCGAAGCTCAACGCGGGACAGGTCGCGCCCGCGCTCCAGCTCGCGAACGACGCCGCGACCGAGGCCCACGCCATCGGCTACGGCCCGCTGGAAGCGGAGGTGCTGGACCTGGTCGCTGAATCGCAGGGAAACAACCTGGCCTACCGCGACGCCATCAAGACGCTGCACCAGGCCATCCAGGTGGCCCATGCCAGCCGCCATGACCGGCAGGTCGCCAAGTCCTGGGCGGACATGATTCGGCTGGTGGGCCTCGCGGGGCCGGAGGAGGACCCGGACGGCGTGGTGCCCGGCCACGCGGAGGCAGCCCTGAAGCGGGTGGGAGGCGATGTCCGCATCGAGGCGCGGTACTACCGCAACCTCGCCAGCCTCTACCGCAAGCGAGGCAGGAAGGAAGAGGCGCTGGCCGCGAGTCAGCGCGCGGTGGAGCTCGCCCGGAGCATCTACACGAGCAACGAGCCGGAGCTCGGCACGGCGCTGCTCACCATGGGCCACGTGCTCTACGAGTTCTCCCGCTTCGAGGAGGCGCTGCGGTTCCTGTACGAAGCGGAGGCCATCTACCGGAAGACCTACGGCCCCAAGCATCCCTACCTGGCGACGGTGCTGTCGAACATCGCGGTCTTCAGTGTCCAGCTCGGCGACTACTCCGCGGCGATGAAGCACGGGCGCGAGGCGCTCGCCATCAACCTGGATGTCTACGGAGAGGAGAGCGAGCCGGTGGCCAGCGGCTACTTCAACCTGGGCGGCTTCCTGCGGGAACAGCGGCGATACGAGGAGGCCCTCCACCACTACACCCAGGCGGTCCGCATCCGGGAGAAGGTGCTGCCCCCCGACGCACCCGACCTGGCCCAGACGCACTCCCGCCTGGGACTGACGCTCGCCGCCCTGGGCCGCGTCCAGGAGGCCCTGCCCCATCACGACCGGGCCCTCGCCATCCTGGCGAAGAAGCTGGGCCCGCAGCACCCCAAGGTGGGAATCGAGCTGGCGAGGATGGGCCAGCACCACCTGGACCTCGCGCAGCCCCGGAAGGCCGGCCCGCTGTTGGAGCGGGCCCTCGGCATCCTGGAGCAGCCCGGCCCGGACGCCAATCCGGGTGAGCTGGCCAATGCACGCTTCTTGTTGGCTCGCGCGCTCGAGAAGGAACCCGGGAGCCTTCCTCGCGCCATCGCACTCGCCAAGGCCGCGCAGCTCCACAACCAGGATGCGGGCAAGTCCCGGCTCCAGGAGTTCAAGGACGTGGAGCAGTGGCTGGCCGCGCATCACGCCCCGGGCGCGCGATAG
- a CDS encoding GNAT family N-acetyltransferase has translation MASPYDVTTVSSTAQLARIIELQRKNLKQTLDSAEMRDQGFVTVEHELPVLERMHALAPSIIARHGEDVVAYALSMPRECRAMLPVLVPMFDLLDRLEYRGRAMKDLRFYVMGQICVDKAHRGQGLVDQLYDKHREVYRERFDLLVTEVSVRNTRSLRVHERVGFKTVHTYRDATDEWAVVAWDWSPPAE, from the coding sequence ATGGCCAGCCCGTACGACGTGACGACGGTGAGCAGCACGGCGCAGCTCGCGCGAATCATCGAACTGCAACGCAAGAACCTGAAGCAGACGCTCGACTCGGCGGAGATGCGCGACCAGGGCTTCGTCACCGTGGAGCATGAGCTGCCGGTGCTGGAGCGCATGCACGCGCTGGCGCCCAGCATCATCGCCCGGCACGGCGAGGACGTGGTGGCCTATGCGCTGTCGATGCCTCGGGAGTGCCGCGCGATGTTGCCCGTGCTCGTCCCCATGTTCGACCTCCTGGACCGCCTGGAGTACCGGGGGCGCGCGATGAAGGACCTGCGCTTCTACGTCATGGGACAGATTTGCGTCGACAAGGCCCACCGGGGACAGGGCCTCGTCGATCAGCTCTATGACAAGCACCGCGAGGTGTACCGCGAGCGCTTCGACCTGCTCGTCACCGAGGTCTCCGTGCGCAACACCCGCTCCCTGCGCGTCCACGAGCGCGTGGGCTTCAAGACGGTGCACACCTACCGCGACGCGACGGACGAGTGGGCCGTCGTCGCCTGGGATTGGAGCCCTCCGGCCGAGTAG
- a CDS encoding lysophospholipid acyltransferase family protein — protein MLERLDYVWRVLATGFCFATFGLGGLALRLLYFPLLSLFVRHKPRRTRLARLAVHYSFRFFIELMRVSGVLRYRVEGVEKLSRSGLLILANHPTLIDVVFLISLVPNADCVVKASLANNPFTRGPVEATGYLCNDSGPELVKACIASVKAGNNLIIFPEGTRTPVSGPMKLQRGAANIAVRGPCDITPVTIECKPLSLTKGLPWWRVPPSKMNFTIVVRDDIAVTPMVEEAQGEALAARHLTERLHTYFSTETQRHAGA, from the coding sequence ATGCTTGAGCGGCTCGACTACGTCTGGCGGGTGCTGGCGACGGGCTTCTGCTTCGCCACCTTCGGCCTGGGGGGGCTGGCGCTGCGCCTGCTGTACTTCCCGCTGCTGTCGCTGTTCGTGCGCCACAAGCCGCGCCGCACGCGGCTGGCCCGGCTGGCCGTCCACTACTCGTTCCGCTTCTTCATCGAGCTGATGCGCGTGAGCGGCGTGCTGCGCTACCGCGTGGAGGGCGTGGAGAAGCTGTCGCGCTCCGGGCTGCTCATCCTGGCCAACCACCCGACGCTCATCGACGTGGTGTTCCTCATCTCGCTCGTTCCCAACGCGGACTGCGTCGTCAAGGCGAGCCTGGCCAACAACCCCTTCACCCGAGGCCCCGTCGAGGCCACCGGCTACCTGTGCAATGACTCGGGGCCGGAGCTGGTCAAGGCCTGCATCGCCTCCGTGAAGGCGGGCAACAACCTCATCATCTTCCCGGAGGGCACGCGCACGCCCGTGTCGGGACCCATGAAGCTGCAGCGAGGCGCGGCCAACATCGCGGTGCGCGGCCCCTGCGACATCACCCCCGTCACCATCGAGTGCAAGCCCTTGAGCCTCACCAAGGGCCTTCCCTGGTGGCGGGTGCCCCCCTCCAAGATGAACTTCACCATCGTGGTCCGCGACGACATCGCCGTCACGCCGATGGTCGAAGAGGCGCAGGGAGAAGCCCTGGCCGCCCGCCACCTCACCGAACGATTGCACACCTACTTCTCCACGGAGACGCAACGCCATGCAGGCGCTTGA
- a CDS encoding AgmX/PglI C-terminal domain-containing protein, which translates to MAASAAMLKPLASLLLLAAATPACRHAPEERPAAPAPSPGTPFDAPSIQAAIRANRHHVTTCYEQTYQTRPFRSGKVTIKFTLDPEGKVTKSEVVKTTIHEPALESCIVERTKTWLFPKPPAHGGAVTYPFILKPAESREEGGPAPEVPDGSETWPFRVDTTQRQATP; encoded by the coding sequence ATGGCAGCATCCGCGGCAATGCTGAAGCCTCTCGCATCGCTCCTGCTGCTCGCTGCCGCGACTCCCGCCTGTCGCCACGCGCCAGAGGAGCGCCCCGCCGCCCCCGCCCCGTCTCCCGGGACACCGTTCGACGCGCCCTCCATCCAGGCCGCCATCCGGGCGAACAGGCACCACGTCACCACCTGCTACGAGCAGACATACCAGACCCGCCCCTTCCGCTCCGGGAAGGTCACGATCAAGTTCACCCTCGACCCGGAGGGGAAGGTCACGAAGTCCGAAGTCGTCAAAACGACCATTCACGAGCCCGCCCTCGAGAGCTGCATCGTCGAGCGCACGAAGACGTGGCTCTTCCCCAAGCCCCCCGCCCATGGCGGCGCCGTCACCTACCCGTTCATCCTCAAGCCCGCGGAGTCGAGGGAAGAAGGGGGGCCTGCGCCAGAGGTTCCCGATGGGTCCGAGACCTGGCCCTTCAGGGTCGACACCACCCAACGTCAGGCAACGCCATGA
- a CDS encoding beta-ketoacyl synthase chain length factor, giving the protein MVFSVHHWAAWAPGLVGQDAWRAWLSQPFPLPAEGTPPLTEMPAMMRRRVDRLGRIALQATYTCHGDAPACPMVFASRYGDMRRSVELLEQLARGTPLSPTSFSLSVHNAIGALYSIARGDLTAQSAVAAGAETVEAAFVEACGLLSEGAPEVLVVVYDEPRPAPFAHFPEQVAIAHAWACSVRPAGQGPTYRLSCGASSGEPGPGKDPLPEELAVLRFLASDAERFEHPVGARVWRWQRDA; this is encoded by the coding sequence ATGGTTTTTTCCGTCCACCACTGGGCCGCGTGGGCTCCTGGGCTCGTCGGGCAGGATGCCTGGAGGGCCTGGCTCTCCCAGCCATTTCCTCTCCCGGCCGAGGGCACCCCGCCCCTGACCGAAATGCCGGCGATGATGCGCCGCCGAGTGGACCGGTTGGGGCGCATCGCGCTGCAGGCCACGTACACGTGCCATGGCGACGCGCCCGCATGCCCCATGGTGTTCGCTTCACGGTACGGTGACATGCGCCGCTCGGTGGAGTTGCTGGAGCAACTGGCCCGGGGCACGCCGCTGTCCCCCACGTCCTTCAGCCTGTCGGTGCACAACGCCATTGGCGCGCTGTACTCCATCGCCCGCGGCGACTTGACGGCGCAGAGCGCGGTGGCCGCTGGCGCGGAGACGGTGGAGGCCGCCTTCGTCGAGGCGTGCGGCCTCTTGAGTGAGGGTGCTCCCGAGGTCCTGGTCGTCGTCTACGACGAGCCTCGGCCCGCCCCCTTCGCGCACTTCCCCGAACAGGTGGCGATTGCGCACGCGTGGGCGTGCAGCGTGAGGCCCGCGGGACAGGGCCCGACCTACCGGCTCTCGTGTGGCGCGTCCTCGGGCGAGCCCGGGCCCGGGAAGGACCCGCTTCCGGAGGAGCTCGCCGTGCTGCGCTTCCTCGCCTCCGACGCGGAGAGGTTCGAGCATCCGGTCGGCGCACGGGTCTGGCGGTGGCAGCGCGATGCTTGA
- a CDS encoding phosphopantetheine-binding protein has translation MQALEQEITKLVIETLNLEDLKPSDIDPIAPLFVEGLGLDSIDALELGLALQKTYGVALASDSTENRRHFASVRALATFVSTHRKA, from the coding sequence ATGCAGGCGCTTGAGCAGGAAATCACGAAGCTGGTCATCGAGACGCTGAATCTCGAGGACCTCAAGCCGTCGGACATCGACCCGATAGCCCCGCTGTTCGTCGAGGGGCTGGGGCTGGATTCCATTGATGCCTTGGAGCTTGGCCTCGCGCTCCAGAAGACCTATGGGGTTGCCCTGGCGAGCGATTCCACGGAGAACCGCCGACACTTCGCCAGCGTGCGTGCCCTCGCGACCTTCGTGAGCACCCACCGCAAGGCCTGA